The DNA sequence ATTCTTCTTGAGTAGAACCAGAACCACCATGGAAGACCAAGTACAATGGGTGTTTAGCATCAGTAccaatttgtttcttgGCGTAAACTTGGTGATCACCCAAGATTTCTGGTCTCAATTGCACATTACCTGGTTTGTAAACACCATGGACGTTACCGAAAGCAGCAGCAATAGAAAAGTTTGGAGAAATCTTGTGTAAAGCTTCGTAGACAGCAAAGACGGTTTCTGGGGAAGTGTATAAAGCATCTTTTTCAACGTGTTCATTGTTGACACCATCTTCTTCACCACCAGTGATACCAATTTCCATTTCTAACCATTGACCCATTTTAGCCATTCTTTCGAAATATTTGGCACAAGTAGCAATgttttcatcatcagttTCTTCAGATAAATCCAACATATGGGATGAAAACAATGGAATACCGTTTTTGGCAAAGAATTCTTCATCAGCCTTTAACATACCATCAAACCATGGCAATAATTTTTTGGCACAGTGATCAGTGTGTAAAACAACTGGAATACCATAAGTTGGAGCAATTGATCTGATGTAATGAGCAGCAGCAATTGAACCAGCAATGGAAGCAGCTTGATCTTTGTTGTCGACACCTTTACCGGCAAAGTAAGCAGCACCACCTTGAGAAGTTTGCAAGATGATTGGAGCTTTGTTGTCTCTGGCAGCTTCTaaagcagcaacaacagttGAAGATGAGGTGACATTGATAGCTGGAATGGCGAAACCTTTTTCTTGAGCATAGTCAAACAAGTCTTTGACATCTTTACCGTAGATAACACCGGATTTACTTAAAACTGCTGGAGGAGCCAttgttaattgattattgattgatactaattgattaaaaataCAAT is a window from the Candida dubliniensis CD36 chromosome 4, complete sequence genome containing:
- a CDS encoding fructose-1,6-bisphosphate aldolase, putative (Similar to S. cerevisiae FBA1;~In S. cerevisiae: required for glycolysis and gluconeogenesis; catalyzes conversion of fructose 1,6 bisphosphate to glyceraldehyde-3-P and dihydroxyacetone-P; locates to mitochondrial outer surface upon oxidative stress) — protein: MAPPAVLSKSGVIYGKDVKDLFDYAQEKGFAIPAINVTSSSTVVAALEAARDNKAPIILQTSQGGAAYFAGKGVDNKDQAASIAGSIAAAHYIRSIAPTYGIPVVLHTDHCAKKLLPWFDGMLKADEEFFAKNGIPLFSSHMLDLSEETDDENIATCAKYFERMAKMGQWLEMEIGITGGEEDGVNNEHVEKDALYTSPETVFAVYEALHKISPNFSIAAAFGNVHGVYKPGNVQLRPEILGDHQVYAKKQIGTDAKHPLYLVFHGGSGSTQEEFNTAIKNGVVKVNLDTDCQYAYLTGIRDYVVNKIEYLKAPVGNPDGADKPNKKFFDPRVWVREGEKTMSKRISEALDIFHTKGQL